From the Amycolatopsis thermoflava N1165 genome, one window contains:
- a CDS encoding 2OG-Fe(II) oxygenase: MISDVAGFDWPALTAELNDTGCALTPPILSERECRELSALYDDVGRFRSTIDMARFRFGSGQYRYFAYPLPDPVARLRAAFYPHLLPIARDWAAKLGWDAPWPDDLESWLDRCHRAGQIRPTPILLRYGAGDWNALHRDLYGELVFPLQVVIGLDAPGTDHTGGEFLLVEQRPRAQSRGTVTQLPQGHGLIFTTRDRPVRSSRGWSAAPVRHGVSTVRTGIRHTLGLVFHDAT; the protein is encoded by the coding sequence GTGATCTCGGACGTCGCGGGCTTCGACTGGCCCGCCCTCACGGCAGAACTGAACGACACCGGCTGCGCCCTCACCCCGCCCATCCTCAGCGAGCGGGAGTGCCGGGAGCTGTCGGCGCTGTACGACGACGTGGGCCGCTTCCGGTCCACGATCGACATGGCGCGGTTCCGGTTCGGCTCCGGCCAGTACCGCTACTTCGCCTACCCGCTGCCGGATCCGGTCGCCCGCCTGCGCGCGGCGTTCTACCCGCACCTGCTGCCGATCGCGCGGGACTGGGCGGCGAAGCTGGGCTGGGACGCGCCGTGGCCGGACGACCTGGAGAGCTGGCTGGACCGGTGCCACCGGGCCGGCCAGATCCGGCCGACACCGATCCTGCTGCGCTACGGCGCAGGCGACTGGAACGCGCTGCACCGCGACCTCTACGGCGAGCTGGTGTTCCCGCTGCAGGTGGTGATCGGGCTCGACGCGCCCGGCACCGACCACACCGGCGGCGAGTTCCTGCTGGTCGAACAGCGGCCGCGCGCGCAGTCACGCGGCACGGTGACCCAGCTGCCGCAGGGCCACGGCCTGATCTTCACCACGCGGGACCGGCCGGTGCGGTCCTCCCGCGGCTGGTCGGCGGCGCCGGTGCGGCACGGCGTGAGCACCGTCCGCACCGGCATCCGCCACACCCTGGGCCTGGTCTTCCACGACGCCACGTGA
- a CDS encoding phosphoglycerate kinase: MAVKTLEDLLSEGVSGRRVLVRSDLNVPLDGSVITDDGRVRAALPTIRRLAEAGAKVIVAAHLGRPKGTPEAKYSLRPVADRLGELLGKEVRLAGDVVGEQARAVVAGLADGDVALLENVRFDPRETSKVADERAELARDLAALTGEGGAFVSDGFGVVHRKQASVYDVARALPAYAGGLVLAELEVLSKLTGDPQRPYVVVLGGSKVSDKLAVIEALLPKVDRLLIGGGMAFTFLSAQGHSVGSSLLEQDYVETARKLLAEHADKIVVPSDVVVADKFAADAATDTVAAEKIPDGWMGLDIGPRTTEHFAAEVAAAKTVFWNGPAGVFEMAPFAAGTKGVAQAIADSDAFSVVGGGDSAAAVRVLGLPEEKFSHISTGGGASLEYLEGKELPGVAVLEGDA; encoded by the coding sequence ATGGCAGTCAAGACTCTCGAAGACCTGCTGTCCGAGGGTGTCTCCGGGCGGCGCGTTCTGGTCCGGTCGGACCTGAACGTGCCGCTCGACGGCTCGGTCATCACCGACGACGGCCGGGTGCGCGCCGCGCTGCCCACGATCCGGCGGCTGGCCGAGGCCGGCGCGAAGGTGATCGTGGCGGCCCACCTCGGCCGCCCGAAGGGCACCCCCGAGGCCAAGTACTCGCTGCGCCCGGTCGCCGACCGGCTCGGCGAGCTGCTCGGCAAGGAGGTCCGCCTGGCCGGTGACGTGGTCGGCGAGCAGGCCCGCGCGGTCGTCGCCGGCCTGGCCGACGGCGACGTCGCCCTGCTGGAGAACGTGCGGTTCGACCCGCGCGAGACCAGCAAGGTGGCGGACGAGCGGGCCGAGCTGGCCCGCGACCTCGCGGCGCTGACCGGAGAAGGCGGCGCCTTCGTCTCCGACGGCTTCGGCGTGGTGCACCGCAAGCAGGCCTCGGTCTACGACGTGGCCCGCGCGCTGCCCGCCTACGCCGGCGGCCTGGTGCTCGCCGAGCTGGAGGTGCTGAGCAAGCTGACCGGCGACCCGCAGCGGCCCTACGTGGTCGTGCTCGGCGGGTCGAAGGTGTCGGACAAGCTCGCCGTGATCGAGGCGCTGCTGCCGAAGGTCGACCGGCTGCTCATCGGCGGCGGCATGGCCTTCACGTTCCTGTCCGCCCAGGGCCACAGCGTGGGCTCCTCCCTGCTGGAGCAGGACTACGTGGAGACCGCGCGCAAACTGCTGGCCGAGCACGCCGACAAGATCGTCGTGCCCTCCGACGTGGTGGTGGCGGACAAGTTCGCCGCCGACGCGGCCACCGACACCGTCGCGGCGGAGAAGATCCCGGACGGCTGGATGGGCCTGGACATCGGCCCGCGGACCACCGAGCACTTCGCGGCCGAGGTCGCCGCGGCGAAGACGGTGTTCTGGAACGGCCCGGCGGGCGTGTTCGAGATGGCCCCGTTCGCGGCGGGCACCAAGGGCGTCGCGCAGGCGATCGCGGACTCGGACGCGTTCAGCGTGGTCGGCGGCGGCGACTCGGCGGCCGCGGTGCGCGTGCTGGGCCTGCCGGAGGAGAAGTTCTCGCACATCTCGACCGGTGGTGGCGCTTCCCTGGAGTACCTCGAGGGCAAGGAGCTGCCGGGCGTCGCGGTGCTGGAAGGTGATGCCTGA
- a CDS encoding glucosyl-3-phosphoglycerate synthase yields MRGFRARKAAAPQVSADVGAWLPRRSSQAGDWPVADLVAAKGDTTVSVVIPARDEEATVGDIVRTIRRDLVERHQLVDEVMVVDSRSQDATAQVAAEAGATVVAQDSVLSALPGLQGKGEALWKGLAASTGDIVVFVDGDLYDFTSDYVTGLLGPLLTDDSIAYVKGFYHRPLVGAVSTDADGGGRVTELVARPLLNLYWPELAGFVQPLAGEYAGRREVLERVPFVANYGVEVGHLIDILESYGLDALAQVDLGKRTHRHQNTQALGRMSGQIMLTVFDRLERYGRLVSAEPPATMLAQFRRGESGHGVDRELVVTDLACEQRPPLATLRAADGSGLREIA; encoded by the coding sequence ATGCGAGGCTTCAGGGCGAGGAAGGCGGCGGCGCCGCAGGTGTCCGCCGACGTCGGCGCCTGGCTGCCCCGGCGCAGCAGCCAGGCGGGCGACTGGCCGGTGGCCGATCTGGTCGCCGCCAAGGGGGACACGACGGTCAGCGTGGTGATCCCCGCCAGGGACGAGGAGGCGACGGTCGGCGACATCGTGCGCACGATCCGCCGTGACCTCGTCGAACGCCACCAGCTGGTCGACGAGGTCATGGTCGTCGACTCGCGCTCGCAGGACGCGACCGCCCAGGTGGCGGCGGAAGCGGGCGCGACGGTGGTGGCGCAGGATTCGGTGCTGTCCGCCCTGCCCGGGCTGCAGGGCAAGGGGGAGGCCCTGTGGAAGGGGCTGGCGGCTTCCACCGGGGACATCGTCGTGTTCGTCGACGGCGATCTGTACGACTTCACCAGCGACTACGTCACCGGCCTGCTCGGCCCGCTGCTCACCGACGACTCCATCGCCTACGTCAAGGGCTTCTACCACCGGCCGCTGGTCGGCGCGGTGAGCACCGACGCCGACGGCGGCGGCCGCGTCACCGAGCTGGTGGCGCGCCCGCTGCTCAACCTCTACTGGCCCGAGCTGGCCGGGTTCGTGCAGCCGCTGGCCGGCGAGTACGCCGGGCGGCGCGAGGTGCTGGAGCGGGTGCCGTTCGTGGCGAACTACGGCGTCGAGGTCGGGCACCTGATCGACATCCTGGAGTCCTACGGGCTGGACGCGCTCGCGCAGGTCGACCTCGGCAAACGCACCCACCGGCACCAGAACACGCAGGCGCTGGGCCGGATGTCCGGCCAGATCATGCTGACCGTGTTCGACCGGCTCGAGCGCTACGGCCGGCTGGTGTCGGCCGAACCGCCCGCGACGATGCTCGCCCAGTTCCGCCGCGGCGAGTCCGGGCACGGTGTGGACCGCGAGCTGGTGGTCACCGACCTGGCGTGTGAACAGCGCCCGCCGCTGGCGACGCTGCGCGCGGCGGACGGCTCGGGGCTGCGGGAGATCGCCTGA
- a CDS encoding LysE family translocator — translation MVSPSHFAAFAALVFLMVVVPGPSVLFTVSRALTVGRRDALITVLGNAAGVYTQVVAVAFGLGAIVQTSATVFTVIKLAGAAYLVYLGVQAVRHRRKLSEALAAAAPATRGRTLTVLRDGFVVGFANPKSIVFLAAVLPQFVDHAAGGVVAQILVLGIALPVIAVVSDSAWALVAGTARAWFARSPKRLELVGGTGGLVMIGLGAGLALNGRKD, via the coding sequence ATGGTCTCGCCCAGCCATTTCGCGGCGTTCGCCGCTCTGGTGTTCCTGATGGTCGTCGTGCCCGGACCGAGCGTGCTGTTCACCGTGAGCCGCGCGCTGACCGTGGGGCGGCGGGACGCGCTGATCACCGTGCTCGGCAACGCCGCCGGCGTGTACACGCAGGTGGTGGCGGTCGCGTTCGGGCTGGGCGCGATCGTGCAGACGTCGGCCACGGTGTTCACGGTCATCAAGCTGGCCGGGGCCGCGTACCTGGTCTACCTGGGCGTGCAGGCGGTGCGGCACCGGCGGAAGCTGTCCGAGGCGCTGGCGGCGGCGGCGCCCGCCACGCGCGGCCGCACCCTGACCGTTCTGCGCGACGGGTTCGTCGTCGGGTTCGCCAACCCGAAGTCGATCGTGTTCCTGGCCGCGGTGCTGCCGCAGTTCGTCGACCACGCGGCGGGCGGGGTGGTGGCGCAGATCCTGGTGCTGGGCATCGCGCTGCCGGTGATCGCGGTCGTGTCGGACAGCGCGTGGGCCCTGGTCGCCGGCACGGCCCGCGCGTGGTTCGCCCGGTCCCCCAAGCGGCTCGAACTGGTCGGCGGCACCGGCGGGCTGGTGATGATCGGGCTGGGCGCGGGGCTCGCGCTCAACGGTCGGAAGGACTAG
- a CDS encoding winged helix DNA-binding domain-containing protein yields MSTKLGNDQRRARLVTRHHLHAPAEDPVAVAESLVALHATDPATVHLSVLARSRAGTEDVERALYDDRTLVRMLGMRRTMFVVPAALVPVVQAACADDIAVKQRKLLLQHLATAELDGDLSAWLAEVEDGAHAALKAREPAFAQQIADGEPRLRTEIVVAAGKPYESRGYITNRVLFLLAASGRIVRGRPRGTWLSTQYAWSTTETWLPGLEPVDADTARVELARRWLRAFGPAPVADLKWWTGWTAGQVKKALTAVGPAEVDLDGGPGIALPGDDEPVPEPEPVAALLPALDPTPMGWQERGWFLGEHQPLLFDRTGNIGPTVWWEGRVVGGWGQRPDGEIAIRLLEDIGADGTAAVEAAAERLHGRLGGVAVIPKFRTPVERDLSS; encoded by the coding sequence GTGAGCACGAAACTGGGGAACGACCAGCGCCGCGCCCGCCTGGTGACGCGGCACCACCTCCACGCGCCAGCCGAGGATCCCGTCGCGGTCGCGGAGAGCCTGGTCGCCCTGCACGCGACCGATCCGGCCACCGTCCACCTCTCGGTGCTGGCGCGGTCGCGAGCGGGCACGGAGGACGTCGAGCGCGCCCTCTACGACGACCGCACGCTGGTCCGGATGCTCGGCATGCGCCGCACGATGTTCGTCGTGCCCGCCGCGCTCGTGCCGGTCGTCCAGGCCGCCTGCGCCGACGACATCGCCGTCAAGCAGCGCAAGCTGCTCCTCCAGCACCTCGCCACCGCGGAGCTCGACGGCGACCTGAGTGCGTGGCTCGCCGAGGTCGAGGACGGCGCGCACGCCGCGTTGAAGGCCCGCGAGCCCGCCTTCGCCCAGCAGATCGCCGACGGCGAGCCGCGCCTGCGCACCGAGATCGTCGTGGCCGCGGGCAAGCCGTACGAGTCGCGCGGCTACATCACCAACCGCGTGCTGTTCCTGCTCGCCGCGTCCGGCCGGATCGTCCGCGGCCGCCCCCGCGGCACCTGGCTGTCCACCCAGTACGCCTGGTCGACCACGGAGACCTGGCTGCCCGGGCTCGAACCGGTGGACGCCGACACCGCCCGCGTCGAGCTCGCCCGCCGCTGGCTGCGCGCCTTCGGTCCGGCCCCGGTCGCCGACCTGAAGTGGTGGACCGGCTGGACCGCGGGCCAGGTGAAGAAGGCGCTCACCGCGGTCGGCCCGGCGGAGGTGGACCTCGACGGCGGCCCCGGCATCGCGCTGCCCGGCGACGACGAGCCGGTCCCGGAGCCGGAGCCGGTCGCCGCGCTGCTCCCGGCGCTGGACCCGACCCCGATGGGCTGGCAGGAGCGCGGCTGGTTCCTCGGGGAGCACCAGCCGCTGCTGTTCGACCGCACCGGCAACATCGGCCCGACCGTGTGGTGGGAGGGCCGGGTCGTCGGCGGGTGGGGGCAGCGCCCGGACGGCGAGATCGCGATCCGTCTGCTGGAGGACATCGGGGCCGACGGAACGGCGGCCGTGGAGGCCGCGGCCGAACGGTTGCACGGTCGTCTCGGCGGGGTCGCCGTCATACCGAAATTCCGCACTCCCGTCGAGCGAGATCTGTCATCTTGA
- a CDS encoding YybH family protein, whose protein sequence is MTRRLAATFGPDSRNRLDAATAPGIEGALAALETFYFAFNQRDSDVFARVWTQDALAQLNNPLGGILRGGEAISALYGKVFHGPARVTVTFGDVVEYAGDGHALFAGRETGSYVVDGREVPLRIRTSRYFRYEDGRWAQFHHHGSIDDAAELAAYQAAIRG, encoded by the coding sequence ATGACCCGACGCCTCGCGGCCACCTTCGGCCCGGACTCCCGCAACCGGCTGGACGCGGCCACCGCACCGGGGATCGAGGGCGCGCTCGCCGCACTGGAAACGTTCTACTTCGCCTTCAACCAGCGGGACTCCGACGTCTTCGCCCGTGTCTGGACGCAGGACGCGCTGGCCCAGCTGAACAACCCGCTGGGCGGCATCCTCCGCGGCGGCGAAGCCATCTCGGCGCTGTACGGCAAGGTGTTCCACGGCCCGGCGCGCGTGACGGTCACCTTCGGCGACGTCGTCGAGTACGCCGGCGACGGGCACGCGTTGTTCGCCGGGCGCGAGACGGGCTCCTACGTCGTCGACGGCCGCGAAGTGCCGCTGCGGATCCGCACCAGCCGCTACTTCCGCTACGAGGACGGCCGCTGGGCGCAGTTCCACCACCACGGCAGCATCGACGACGCGGCGGAGCTGGCTGCCTACCAGGCGGCCATCCGGGGCTGA
- a CDS encoding DUF6069 family protein produces the protein MTGYPPSDPTEPDYGRLWAGGVATAVVAALVAVVGLLIARGLFGVAVLAPKGNGIWGNANTVTYALCAAAAALLATGLMHVLSLGTSAPAQFFGWIMVLLTAIAIVLPLTLAVQVDAKIATALINLAIGAVIALLVSTVAGTARRRRRERDAPTATLKWDQGPHYYS, from the coding sequence GTGACCGGATACCCGCCCAGTGACCCGACCGAGCCCGACTACGGCCGGCTGTGGGCCGGCGGGGTGGCGACCGCGGTCGTCGCCGCGCTGGTCGCCGTCGTCGGTCTGCTGATCGCCCGCGGCCTGTTCGGCGTCGCCGTACTGGCCCCGAAGGGCAACGGCATCTGGGGCAACGCCAACACCGTCACCTACGCGCTGTGCGCGGCGGCCGCGGCGCTGCTCGCGACCGGGCTGATGCACGTGCTCAGCCTCGGCACCTCGGCGCCCGCCCAGTTCTTCGGCTGGATCATGGTGCTGCTCACCGCGATCGCGATCGTGCTGCCGCTGACGCTGGCCGTGCAGGTGGACGCCAAGATCGCGACCGCCCTGATCAACCTCGCGATCGGCGCGGTGATCGCGCTGCTGGTGAGCACGGTGGCGGGCACGGCCCGTCGCCGTCGTCGCGAGCGTGACGCGCCCACGGCCACCCTCAAGTGGGACCAGGGCCCGCACTACTACTCCTGA
- a CDS encoding ArsR/SmtB family transcription factor, producing MSVRQASNTARARGLTHVHPKDVPLQDALTAVADPVRRAILRELAELPDWTKACGTFDLPVTKATRSHHFAVLRAAGLIEQRDEGPRRLNRLRRPEFDEAFPGLLDLVLSSPSDR from the coding sequence ATGAGTGTACGACAAGCATCGAACACAGCGCGAGCGCGCGGCCTGACCCACGTCCACCCGAAGGACGTGCCGCTGCAGGACGCACTGACCGCCGTCGCCGATCCGGTGCGCCGCGCGATCCTGCGCGAGCTGGCGGAGCTGCCCGACTGGACCAAGGCGTGCGGCACGTTCGACCTGCCGGTCACGAAGGCCACCCGCAGCCACCACTTCGCCGTGCTGCGCGCGGCCGGCCTGATCGAACAACGCGACGAGGGCCCGCGACGGCTGAACCGCCTGCGCCGCCCCGAGTTCGACGAGGCGTTCCCGGGCCTGCTCGACCTGGTGCTGTCTAGTCCTTCCGACCGTTGA
- a CDS encoding MarR family winged helix-turn-helix transcriptional regulator — protein MSSDAPTADEAVRTMLLLLPRLVGRAKKLPVPERLRDFNLAPRHLSLLSYLLFDGPMTVNELAARLEVAPTTVSLMVGDLSRRGILDRTEDESDRRRTIVSIAATYRAEVEGWLAAGARAWRTALDPLTPEQRRLVIDTLRTYEREVERDRTPR, from the coding sequence ATGTCGAGCGACGCACCGACCGCCGACGAGGCCGTCCGCACCATGCTGCTGCTCCTGCCGCGGCTGGTCGGCCGCGCCAAGAAGCTGCCGGTGCCGGAGCGGCTGCGCGACTTCAACCTCGCCCCGCGGCACCTGTCGCTGCTGTCCTACCTGCTGTTCGACGGGCCGATGACGGTCAACGAGCTGGCCGCGCGGCTCGAGGTCGCGCCCACCACCGTCAGCCTGATGGTCGGCGACCTCAGCCGCCGCGGGATCCTCGACCGCACCGAGGACGAGAGCGACCGGCGCCGCACGATCGTCAGCATCGCCGCGACCTACCGCGCCGAGGTCGAGGGCTGGCTCGCCGCCGGCGCCCGCGCCTGGCGCACCGCCCTCGATCCGCTCACCCCCGAGCAGCGGCGCCTGGTCATCGACACGCTGCGCACCTACGAGCGTGAAGTCGAGCGAGACAGGACGCCCAGGTAG
- the gap gene encoding type I glyceraldehyde-3-phosphate dehydrogenase, which translates to MTVRVGVNGFGRIGRNFFRAVQAAGHDIEVVAFNDLGDVATMAQLLKYDSVLGRYPEEVKVSDDGIVVGGKTIKALAERDPANLPWGDLGVDVVVESTGFFTNADAAKAHIAGGAKKVIISAPAKGEDLTVVLGVNDNLYDGSQTIISNASCTTNCLGPLAKVLHEAFGIEKGLMTTIHAYTQDQNLQDGPHKDPRRARAAALNVVPTSTGAAKAIGLVLPELNGKLDGYSLRVPVPTGSITDLTVDLAKKASVEEINAAYKAAAEGPLAGILRYSEDPIVSSDIVNDPASCIFDAPLTKVIDNQVKVFGWYDNEWGYSNRLADLVKLVGSKLS; encoded by the coding sequence GTGACGGTTCGCGTAGGTGTGAACGGCTTCGGTCGGATCGGCCGCAACTTCTTCCGCGCCGTGCAGGCCGCGGGCCATGACATCGAGGTGGTCGCGTTCAACGACCTCGGCGATGTCGCGACCATGGCGCAGCTGCTCAAGTACGACAGCGTCCTGGGCCGCTACCCGGAAGAGGTCAAGGTCAGCGACGACGGCATCGTCGTCGGCGGCAAGACCATCAAGGCGCTCGCCGAGCGCGACCCGGCCAACCTGCCGTGGGGCGACCTGGGCGTGGACGTCGTCGTCGAGTCCACCGGCTTCTTCACCAACGCAGACGCCGCCAAGGCCCACATCGCCGGTGGCGCCAAGAAGGTCATCATCTCCGCGCCCGCCAAGGGTGAGGACCTGACCGTCGTGCTGGGCGTCAACGACAACCTCTACGACGGCTCGCAGACGATCATCTCCAACGCGTCCTGCACCACCAACTGCCTCGGCCCGCTCGCCAAGGTCCTCCACGAGGCCTTCGGTATCGAGAAGGGCCTGATGACCACCATCCACGCCTACACGCAGGACCAGAACCTGCAGGACGGCCCCCACAAGGACCCGCGCCGCGCCCGCGCCGCCGCCCTGAACGTCGTGCCGACCTCCACCGGCGCCGCCAAGGCCATCGGCCTCGTGCTGCCCGAGCTGAACGGCAAGCTGGACGGCTACTCGCTGCGCGTCCCGGTGCCCACCGGCTCGATCACCGACCTCACCGTCGACCTGGCCAAGAAGGCCTCCGTCGAGGAGATCAACGCCGCGTACAAGGCCGCCGCCGAGGGTCCGCTGGCCGGCATCCTGCGCTACAGCGAGGACCCGATCGTCTCCAGCGACATCGTCAACGACCCGGCCTCGTGCATCTTCGACGCGCCGCTGACCAAGGTCATCGACAACCAGGTGAAGGTCTTCGGCTGGTACGACAACGAGTGGGGCTACTCGAACCGCCTCGCGGACCTGGTCAAGCTCGTCGGCTCGAAGCTCTCCTGA
- the secG gene encoding preprotein translocase subunit SecG — protein sequence MKLFLQILLIASSVLLVIAVLLHRGRGGGLSSLFGGGMQSSLAGSSVAEKNLDRITLLLGAIWLISIVGLGLLLKV from the coding sequence ATGAAGCTGTTCCTGCAAATCCTGCTGATCGCGTCCAGCGTGCTGCTCGTGATCGCCGTGCTGCTGCACCGCGGGCGCGGTGGCGGGTTGTCCTCGCTGTTCGGCGGTGGCATGCAGTCGAGCCTCGCGGGGTCGAGCGTGGCCGAGAAGAACCTCGACCGCATCACCCTGCTGCTGGGTGCCATCTGGCTGATCAGCATCGTGGGCCTGGGCCTGCTGCTGAAGGTGTGA
- a CDS encoding sensor histidine kinase → MIRRLLARLRGIRARLVLIISLVAVLATVGATGVNYVTARRTVLAATQDQVMTRLRDAVDAAAPAITMPPDQDSLTELVRTLPGVAAARYGKLSAGPADFVPAELAERVRAEQRLVFQRVDSSGVPAVVVGMPVLTTDTNFTRVPSGLEVYGWYSLGAEQHQISEFALNGWRTAAVAVPLAVVLAWLAAGAVLRPVRRLRDGARQLAHGRLSTRLPERGGDELAELARTFNESAASLEKSVGELRRMEADARRFVADVSHELRTPLAAMTAVTEVLDEEAARLQGDAATATRLVSEETRKLTRLVDDLIEISRFDNGRARMDRREADLGELIAATLRARQWTERVEADLPPGIIAAVDARRFDVIVANLVGNALRHGEPPVRVRLSASGADAVVEVTDHGPGLPDDVLPHVFARFYKADTARSRSEGSGLGLSIAEKNAGLHGGTIEAGNNPGGGARFVLRLPGRW, encoded by the coding sequence GTGATCAGACGGCTTCTCGCGCGGCTGCGGGGAATCCGGGCACGGCTGGTGCTGATCATCAGCCTCGTCGCGGTGCTGGCGACCGTCGGCGCGACCGGCGTCAACTACGTCACCGCGCGGCGCACCGTGCTCGCCGCGACACAGGACCAGGTGATGACGCGGCTGCGCGACGCCGTGGACGCCGCCGCCCCCGCCATCACCATGCCGCCGGACCAGGACAGCCTCACCGAGCTCGTGCGGACGCTGCCCGGGGTCGCGGCCGCCCGGTACGGCAAGTTGAGCGCCGGGCCCGCGGACTTCGTCCCCGCCGAGCTGGCGGAACGGGTCCGCGCCGAGCAACGCCTGGTGTTCCAGCGCGTCGACTCCTCCGGCGTCCCGGCCGTCGTGGTCGGCATGCCCGTCCTGACCACCGACACGAACTTCACCCGCGTGCCGTCCGGGCTGGAGGTGTACGGCTGGTACTCGCTGGGGGCCGAACAACACCAGATCAGCGAGTTCGCGCTCAACGGGTGGCGCACCGCCGCCGTCGCGGTGCCGCTGGCGGTCGTCCTGGCGTGGCTGGCCGCGGGGGCGGTGCTGCGACCGGTGCGGCGCCTGCGGGACGGCGCCCGCCAGCTCGCCCACGGCCGGCTGTCCACGCGCCTGCCCGAGCGCGGCGGCGACGAACTGGCCGAGCTGGCGCGCACGTTCAACGAATCCGCCGCCAGCCTGGAGAAGTCGGTGGGGGAGCTGCGCCGCATGGAGGCCGACGCGCGCCGGTTCGTCGCCGACGTGTCGCACGAGCTGCGCACCCCCCTCGCCGCGATGACAGCGGTGACCGAGGTGCTCGACGAGGAGGCGGCGCGGCTGCAGGGCGACGCGGCCACGGCCACCCGGCTGGTCAGCGAGGAAACCCGCAAACTGACCCGGCTCGTCGACGACCTCATCGAGATCTCCCGCTTCGACAACGGCCGCGCCCGCATGGACCGGCGCGAGGCCGACCTCGGCGAGCTGATCGCCGCGACCCTGCGCGCCCGGCAGTGGACCGAGCGCGTCGAGGCCGATCTGCCGCCCGGGATCATCGCCGCGGTGGACGCGCGGCGCTTCGACGTCATCGTCGCGAACCTGGTCGGCAACGCCCTGCGGCACGGCGAGCCGCCGGTGCGGGTGCGGCTGTCCGCGTCGGGCGCGGACGCCGTCGTCGAGGTCACCGACCACGGGCCGGGCCTGCCCGACGACGTGCTCCCGCACGTGTTCGCCCGGTTCTACAAGGCCGACACCGCGCGATCGCGGTCGGAGGGGAGCGGACTCGGGTTGTCCATCGCGGAGAAGAACGCCGGACTCCACGGCGGCACGATCGAGGCCGGCAACAACCCGGGCGGCGGCGCCCGGTTCGTGCTGCGGCTGCCGGGGCGGTGGTGA
- a CDS encoding PPOX class F420-dependent oxidoreductase, which yields MHELSRDEWLEFASAGTRTGKLGVTRADGSPHVTPIWFVVNPGDGADELIFNTGAESVKGRALRRDPRLSLCVDDQEPPFAFVQFTAEATLHEDLDEMLHWSTRIGARYMGEDRADEFGKRNAVPGELLVRARITKVIAYGGLAD from the coding sequence ATGCACGAACTGAGCAGGGACGAGTGGCTGGAGTTCGCTTCCGCGGGCACGCGCACCGGGAAGCTGGGCGTCACGCGCGCCGACGGCAGCCCGCACGTGACGCCCATCTGGTTCGTCGTCAACCCCGGCGACGGCGCCGACGAGCTGATCTTCAACACCGGCGCGGAGTCGGTGAAGGGCCGGGCGCTGCGGCGGGACCCGCGGTTGTCGCTGTGCGTGGACGACCAGGAGCCGCCGTTCGCGTTCGTCCAGTTCACCGCCGAGGCGACGCTGCACGAGGACCTGGACGAGATGCTGCACTGGTCGACCCGCATCGGCGCGCGCTACATGGGCGAGGACCGGGCGGACGAGTTCGGCAAGCGCAACGCCGTGCCCGGCGAGCTGCTGGTCCGGGCGCGCATCACGAAGGTGATCGCGTACGGCGGTCTCGCCGACTGA
- the tpiA gene encoding triose-phosphate isomerase — MARKPFIAGNWKMNLNHLEAIALVQKIAFSLPEKYYAKVDVAVLPPFTDIRSIQTLVDGDKLLLTYGAQDLSPHDSGAYTGDVSGPMLAKLGCSYVTVGHSERREYHHEDDELVGKKVRAALKHGIKPILCVGEKLEVREAGGHVDHCHQQLLAALKGLKAEQVKDVVVAYEPVWAIGTGKVATATDAEEVCKALRGALADKYGAEVADEVRVLYGGSVKSGNIAELVACDNIDGALVGGASLQADEFTKLCALAAGGPLP; from the coding sequence ATGGCGCGCAAGCCGTTCATCGCCGGCAACTGGAAGATGAACCTCAACCACCTCGAGGCCATCGCCCTGGTGCAGAAGATCGCCTTCTCGCTGCCGGAGAAGTACTACGCGAAGGTGGACGTCGCGGTGCTCCCGCCGTTCACCGACATCCGCAGCATCCAGACCCTGGTCGACGGGGACAAGCTGCTGCTGACCTACGGCGCGCAGGACCTCTCGCCGCACGACTCCGGGGCCTACACCGGTGACGTGTCCGGTCCGATGCTCGCCAAGCTCGGGTGCTCCTACGTGACGGTCGGGCACTCCGAGCGGCGCGAGTACCACCACGAGGACGACGAGCTGGTCGGCAAGAAGGTGCGGGCGGCGCTCAAGCACGGCATCAAGCCGATCCTGTGCGTGGGGGAGAAGCTGGAGGTGCGGGAGGCCGGCGGCCACGTCGACCACTGCCACCAGCAGCTGCTCGCCGCGCTCAAGGGGCTCAAGGCCGAGCAGGTCAAGGACGTCGTGGTGGCGTACGAGCCGGTGTGGGCGATCGGCACCGGCAAGGTCGCGACGGCGACCGACGCCGAGGAGGTGTGCAAGGCGCTGCGCGGCGCACTGGCCGACAAGTACGGCGCCGAGGTGGCCGACGAGGTCCGCGTGCTGTACGGCGGGTCGGTCAAATCGGGCAACATCGCCGAACTCGTCGCGTGCGACAACATCGACGGCGCGCTGGTCGGCGGGGCGAGCCTGCAGGCCGACGAGTTCACCAAGCTCTGTGCGCTGGCTGCCGGTGGGCCGCTGCCGTAA